The Candidatus Woesearchaeota archaeon genome has a window encoding:
- the mtnP gene encoding S-methyl-5'-thioadenosine phosphorylase, translating to MKIGVIGGSGLGDPNLWDNAKKVKVFTPFGAPSDLLTVGTFKGVDIVALPRHGANHTIRPTEVNYRANIWAMKELGVTHIIAATACGSLREHIKPGDLVFIDQFIDRTTKREQSFYTGQTICHIPMADPFCDKLRTLFAAAAIENSIAYHAKGTMVTIEGPRFSSRAESELFRSWHCDVINMTTVPEVVLAREAGICYAAIAMSTDYDCWKTDEAHVTLDMILKTMHDNAEKVKTILKAVIPQLRDWDCGCKEAITTATF from the coding sequence ATGAAAATTGGCGTTATTGGTGGTTCTGGATTAGGCGACCCTAATCTCTGGGACAACGCTAAAAAAGTGAAGGTTTTTACTCCATTTGGCGCTCCTTCTGATCTTCTCACTGTCGGCACATTTAAAGGAGTAGATATTGTCGCGCTTCCCCGCCACGGCGCGAATCATACGATTCGACCAACAGAAGTGAATTACCGCGCGAATATTTGGGCAATGAAAGAACTGGGCGTGACGCACATTATCGCGGCAACCGCGTGCGGGAGTTTGCGCGAACACATCAAACCAGGAGATCTTGTGTTCATTGACCAATTCATTGATCGCACAACCAAACGCGAACAATCCTTCTATACTGGACAAACGATTTGTCACATTCCTATGGCTGATCCTTTTTGCGATAAGCTGCGCACGTTGTTTGCCGCTGCCGCAATCGAGAATAGCATCGCGTATCATGCAAAAGGAACAATGGTGACGATTGAAGGTCCACGATTTTCTTCACGCGCGGAATCTGAATTATTTCGAAGCTGGCATTGCGACGTCATTAACATGACCACTGTACCAGAAGTTGTTTTGGCTCGTGAAGCGGGCATTTGTTACGCCGCAATCGCGATGAGTACGGACTATGATTGCTGGAAAACAGATGAAGCGCATGTGACTCTTGATATGATTTTGAAAACAATGCATGACAACGCGGAAAAAGTGAAAACCATTTTGAAAGCAGTTATTCCCCAATTGCGCGATTGGGATTGCGGCTGCAAAGAAGCGATTACAACAGCGACGTTTTGA
- a CDS encoding adenine phosphoribosyltransferase has protein sequence MDIKSKIRTIPNFPKQGIMFRDVTTLLKDPAGFRYVIDHLVQRYANKGIDKVVGIESRGFIIAGALAHQLNVGFVPVRKPNKLPAEKDSIEYELEYGKDKLEIHTDAIKHGDVILIVDDLIATGGTARATVELVEKQGGAVLECAFIVDLPELGGAKKVGKPCYSLVAFDGH, from the coding sequence ATGGACATCAAATCAAAGATTCGAACAATACCCAACTTCCCCAAACAAGGAATCATGTTTCGCGACGTGACAACACTGCTCAAAGATCCAGCTGGATTTCGTTATGTTATTGATCATCTTGTGCAGCGCTACGCGAACAAAGGTATTGACAAAGTAGTGGGTATTGAAAGCAGGGGATTTATTATTGCCGGCGCGCTTGCGCATCAATTGAATGTTGGTTTTGTTCCTGTTAGAAAACCAAACAAACTTCCCGCTGAAAAAGATTCTATTGAATACGAATTGGAATATGGCAAAGACAAACTGGAGATTCACACAGACGCGATTAAACATGGCGACGTTATTCTTATTGTTGATGATTTAATCGCGACAGGCGGAACCGCTCGCGCGACAGTGGAACTTGTAGAAAAGCAAGGCGGGGCTGTTTTAGAATGCGCGTTTATTGTCGATCTTCCAGAACTTGGCGGCGCGAAGAAAGTGGGGAAGCCTTGTTATTCATTGGTCGCGTTTGACGGGCATTAA
- a CDS encoding J domain-containing protein produces the protein MQQDYYAILEVRKNSSPKEIKRAYRRLARQFHPDLNHSSDNKAFLQISEAYEVLGDPEKRKLYDTQRNVMQENVFPTTTDLLNPHEKISLSARRYKYKLESIAILLTGFIPAVGVGYHYGYNHAPMKGLFTHIMEHDYRTMPKWLEPCGDSVPCRETSGLVGIESSLELLLIGSIVYFCARSAFDYGKKLHKQYATRDAENKDLQNRVHEQD, from the coding sequence ATGCAACAAGATTATTATGCTATTCTTGAAGTTCGCAAAAATTCCAGTCCAAAAGAAATCAAAAGAGCATATAGGCGTCTTGCTCGACAATTTCATCCAGATCTTAATCATTCATCAGATAATAAAGCATTTCTTCAGATTTCAGAAGCATATGAAGTTTTAGGAGATCCTGAAAAAAGAAAATTGTATGATACTCAGAGAAACGTGATGCAGGAAAATGTTTTTCCAACAACAACAGATTTATTAAACCCCCACGAAAAGATTTCACTTTCAGCAAGACGTTATAAATACAAACTGGAAAGCATTGCGATCTTGCTTACTGGTTTTATTCCCGCAGTCGGTGTTGGTTATCACTATGGGTATAATCACGCGCCAATGAAAGGTCTGTTTACGCATATCATGGAGCATGACTATAGAACAATGCCAAAATGGTTAGAACCCTGCGGTGATTCTGTACCATGCAGAGAAACATCGGGATTAGTGGGAATAGAAAGTAGTCTGGAACTTTTGCTTATCGGAAGCATTGTCTACTTCTGTGCAAGAAGTGCATTTGATTATGGAAAAAAACTGCATAAACAATATGCGACAAGAGATGCAGAGAATAAAGATTTACAAAATCGTGTCCATGAGCAAGATTAA